The genomic segment ATAGCggaggttgttgatattgtatcctcTTATGCTTATTCCAGGTAGGTCTTGTATGGTTCTCATGATGAtttcactgtacagggagaacagctctggtgatagaacacaaccctgtctgactcCTCGCTTTATTGGCTGATATTCACCAATCTCGTTGTCTATCTGTATGGCTGCACTTTGTTGCCAGTAATTCTTAGATCTTTTCCGTCGATATTAACATCTTTAAGCATTTTCATGATGACCTGGAGTTTCACTGTGTGaaaggcttttgtgtagtcaatgaaacagaagtataGGTCTTGAAGTCTAGGTCTTAATTTTTCTACACCAAAATCTTCTAGCGCTTCATGCAGTTTTACCAGAAAGTTATCTGGACACGATAATTTTCCCTTTCACATTTTCTTCATAGTATGTTCCACTTCTTCTTTCAGTATTGGCAACAACAGTGATATGTAtccgatcctttattagcaattagcaaacatacaatcgcGAAGCAATGGAACTGAAGTGTAGCCAAGTGTCAGTTCAGCGTATTTGAATggataataataaaatatatgaCATCGGTCAGTTCCTAGCTGTGTATCGCATGGAACACAGCACAAATATGTAACTAATTCCCTCCGCGTTTACCAAACCCCGGCTGATGCGGATCATAAAAAAAAGCATCATAAATACacaatgcagatagagaacagatacatgACTCCGACACACAGGCTCAGCTCCGATACATGGTCTTccacctgaaatattaacatacCCTCTGTCTTGTTGaataattccagcattttgttttatttatttaatcaacaatcaacaatctcctccctcagttCCCGCAGCAGCTTGGGGTATAATtcatccagtcccggcgacttatcaaACTTAAAGACTTTCAAAAGCTcgagcacatcctctttcttcaagtctatacactcaagcatttcagtccgctgtaagtcacgCCCACAATTTCCAAGGTCCTTtccacttgtgaatactgaagcaaaatattcattaagtacatcaGAATGTTTTAAATGATCGGCAGATTGAGAAACATCTGTTGAGAATGTGGTGGTGAATTCGAACAAAACCAAGTTGCTGTTGCTGGAGACCCCACAGGTTTGTTATATTTTCATGGCTCCCGTCAGCTACAGTGATAATTGTTACAAATGTCGGTGATATGTATTCCATTCTTTATTAGCAATCAGCAAACATGCAATCGTGAAGCGATGTAACTGAAGTGTACCCAAGTGTAAGTTCAGCATATTTGAGAGGATAATAACAAAATATATGACATCCGTCAGTCGCCAGCTGTGTACCCCATGGAACAAAGCACGAATATGTAACTGATTCCCTCCGCGTTGCTAGTTACCATAAGAAGCATCATAAATACGCCACACAGAATACAATGTAGATAGAGAACAGTACATGGCTCCGACACACAAGCTCAGTGCTGATACAGGGTCTTCCACCAAAAATATTAACACACTCTCTGTCTTGTTGaataattccagcattttgttttatttatttcaaagATTTTTTGCCAAATGTTGTTTTGGATGTATGGCGCCTACATTGTGTTTAACAATGTGCCATGTAACTATTTGATAATAACCAGGTGATATGCTCAAAGAAATTTTGATGGGAGTACTGAAGATAATTATGGTCTTAAAGTCCTGCTAGAGAAACTGTAACGGTTTAGGACTAGATGTCTTGATGCTGTGGGTGGGATTGCGTTGATAGGGATGTCAGAGTGTTTCTATGTAGAAACAAATCATATATTGCTATAGGTGTCAATGCCAGGCGATGTTAAACTGAAAGGAGACGATGAGAATCAGTTCTGACTAAGATATCTGTATAATTCAGTGACAAGAGCAATAGATGTCCCATTGGTCAGCAGAAATGTTTCACCCCACACTGCTGTAATAGCTGTCCATTACTCACCACAGCGCCACCAGTGGTAGGAGGACCAAAGCAGTGGGCGCTGTCAGCTCAACCTGCCTTGCCTTTCTGTTAACACATCCCTCCCGGTCCAGGACGCAAGTTTGCTCCCTAAAAGGGAATTGCCTGCAATAAGGCGAGTAGATACCCTggagaatcctggcccagtgtacaatccatgaaGACAGCGGAAATGtgcattgtgtgactgtgggtggatgggcGCAGGTGGACCAGGCCATGCCAAGGCTTCAGTGGGCAGGCCCAAGATGTTTGGAAGTGTTTGCCTCCGTTTATAAACAAAACGGTGTTCTCCTTTAAACCCCAATTAACGTTTGACCCTTccgttattttttttatttttttattttttttttgttacagaGCAGCAAAAACTGGTCACTCCCGTCGTCAAAAAGGGTCAAGATGTGAGCAGTGGAGGAGTTCCAGTGACGTCAACATCGGGAAAGGACACGGGTATGTTAGCGTCTGCTCCTGCTCCTCTAACAGATTGTGATGGACATTAAAATAGCGAGTTACTCCAGAAGACAAGTCATTCCACAGGTGCTGAAAGTTCTGGGCAGCAAAAAGACACACAAAACATTtgcagaactcaacaggtcaggcagcatccatggagaggaataaacattttaCGCTTAAGATCAGGACCACAAGGAATAGAAAGTAATGTGGCAATATCTGGAATTTTGTCCCCTTCATtttcagtcccaatgaagggccttggcccgaaacgttgattgtttattctcctctacagatgctgcctgacatgctgagtacctcctgcattttgtgagaTATTGCAGAGATTTTCTGAGGAAGAGTTTGACCAGGCAGGCAGACAGTGACTCAGAGCAAAGCGGTCGTGATGGGCAGTACCAGGGAGTGATGGTGATGGGTTACTATATTCTCAGGAATAAACAGAGTCCTTTCCAGACAGAGAGATATACTCCTGGGACCAAGAAGGCTCAACAGATGGAACTAAACCCCCTCCTACACCCCCGATTCTCCGACCCCCTGGCCGCATCCATTCTCCTCATCCGCAGCCCCACACCTGTCTACCCCTTCCCATCTCGGATTGTGTTCCatgaccaatttaccaattttagTTTCCTGAGAGAAAGTTGCTGTCTAATGGGACGTTGATAATTTATTCAATTGTTTCCCCATTTTCCTTCACAGATCCGAGCTCAGCGATCACTGAGCTCCTGGCAAGCTGGAACAATTTCCAGCTGCTGCAGTTGACGGATTTCTACCGGGACAGGCTGGAGCAGGCGATGGAAGGAGGGGTGCACGGAGTGAGCCTGGCGTTAACGGccgagaatcagttcagtggagaggaacatcgggtgagtgggagggagaatgggtttgaatttTCACACATCACAGGACTGATGGGTGTCGGAACTCTGACTCATCGGATATGAAATTAGATAAACAAACAGCTGGAAAATAAATACTGTACATGCAATTACAAACATGTGAGTCTGAACCAGTGATAGAAAGGGGTGAAAAGACCCCGCGGACTGGTGGGTGGCTGCTCAGTGTTCAGACTGAGTTGAGCAGGTAACAGTTGTGTGAGTTTACAGTACTAAATGGAAATATGACAGGAGGTTTCGGTTTGGGAAGACCGTGCAGCGTGACGGCAGGATGTCATTGAGAACCGGGACATCATCAGTGGGTGCCGCGGGAGCTGgagtgtgttctgttctgggtggagATGATTGTGTTACAATCTGTAACTGCAAACAGTGTGGATCGGGGAATACTGCCATGTTGTAAAGTGTAATCACTGAATAAACCTTCactggaaaaggcaaaggaaaggcGTCAGGTGTCAGCCGGTAATCCGCTGTCATGTTGGAACAGGTTGATTAAGGAGATGAATTACGTCACCTTTTCTGCAACTTCTCTGCAACTGCTCACTGTTATAAAATCTCTCCTGACTTCTTTCTTCCTCTGCGATCATTATTTTCTGATTTTTGTTCTACACCATCAAATCCGGTGAGGAATTATTTATGGATTTGGAGCCACATCAATGAAGCGGTCACAGACCAGCCAGGATCTCATTGACTGGCAGACCAGGTTCACGGTGAATGTCCCTCCGTGTTCTCTGCACTCAGAATGTACAGTCTGTGTCCAGACAGGATCAGCACCCGTCCGGGTGACTGCTCAGTGTGATCCCGTTACAGAGCACATCATTTACTCctcattctctgtgtgaatctgTCAGTCCCCAATATGTTCACTGTTACTCTTCACAGAAAATCTCTGATCTCGCTGATAAGGGAGAGCGGGCGGACAGTTCTAAACtcctcctgagcctggtgatggagaaaggctcccgcgcccggagggtgatgtgggaaacCTTTGTCAAAATGCGGATTGGTGTTCCAAAGTTGGACAAAATACTGAAAGAAATACAGGCACATGGTGAGATAATACCAGATATTAATTTAATTTTGGATTCAAACATCACACACTTaataattttacaattttcaattccttaatttttttaatcCGAGCAGGTTGTGTTCCGGTCCATCAATCCATACCGACGATTCCCGGTGAGCTGAAAGGTAAGTGAAGAAACAGTTGTTTCCACCAATGGTTGATATTGTGTAGGGCCATATTGTTGTTGAGCCATGTGAATTTGACCAGATAAATGTTTGCAACATAGCACAATGACACACATGGAAAATGTTTGCTGGAGGGAGAGCTTTCAGAGGACACTATGAGGTAGAATTCGAAGAGTTAGGGGGCGGGGTTGCTGAAAGGGATCACACCTCTCTGGGTTCTGCAACTAAAGCTCCTTCCACCGGGGTCAGAGTGGAAAATAAGATGATCTGGAAGAGTGAAAAGctgattttgtttttcattttctttATCGTGAAACGGAAAATCAATCCCTTACAGCCGTCCAATCCCCGGAACAGCCCTCAGCCTAAATCGCTTTTCTAAATTCTCTTACATCCCACAGGTCATCATTTTTAGAGTTGGGAGTCAATTGAAGTTCACGTCAGAGAATGACAATGACGGTTTCCATTTAATGAGAAAAGCAGATAACACCCCAACTAGTCTGTTCAACGCCGGAGCAGCATATGAACCCCACTCTGTTCACACCGGCACTCCCTCAGTTCAAACAGTGATACTGTTACCCAGTTTAATTTCCAAATCAATAATCCTGGGAAGTCCATCAGGAGACGGTGTTAGTGAGGGTGAGATTCGGGACAAAATCCTCTGCTCAGTCCGCAGAAACTGACATTCATGTGTGCCGGTGTTATGTGACGGACACTGTGGAAGGGTGAGAGATGGGAATTGGGACAGGGAAACCGAGGGTTGTGGGATTCTGGGAAGGAAGCTGGAAAGGACTGAAAATACCTATAAACAATATTGCAATTAATTAAATTGTGACCGTCTGGATGAGAAGCTCACTACATCGGTAAGCACATCGTCTCAGTAAGACTGGAGCACAGAGCAGCGCATGGGCTCAAGAGATTGTGAGGATTCCTAACTACAGACTGAATTGGATCACACAAATGCACATTTAACAGAGGAGAGGGCGAAGAAAACACATATTGTAAACATTATCAATATTGCATCAGCCCATATTTTATCTGATTACTCGAAGCTCTTGAACAGATACATAAGAAATCTTGGCCAGAACCATGATTCAGCCTCCATTCAGTTCCATAAACAATTTCCAAAGATGTTAATTTTCATTTGGGACCAGAATAGTTGAATCAGGAAGTTTACAAAACTCTCACGTCTCTGTCGCCTCTGTTAATGCTTTTCCAGTCCATATTTAGAGAAAAAGCCCTTCAGTTTCCCTGCACCATGGATTTGGTAAATCCCTACAAATTGCCTGCAAACTTGTTATTCACTGTTCTTCATGTTGTTTGCTAAGGAAGCAGACATGGCAGTGAAATTCCCACACATATTTCTGAATTCGAAACAAGTTCAATCCTTGGTTATTGAAGAACTTCATTTATACCACTGTCACATTGTCTAAAGCAACCATGTCAACATCAATGTTTTCCTATTTCACCCGAATACATTGAATagagacccacacacccctggcgaGGTCCCGACCTATTGGACTGGCAGACCTCTTACTCATTCCCATTGAAGCTGCCTCACCTGTTGAGCCCCTGTAACTCATTTGTAAGTTGCTTtggagttccgccagcattttggatttccagcatcttgagcTTCTCGAGTTCACCCTTTTAAGAGTCTCTGTTCAGCTGTAGCATGGCTGCAAGTGACAGTTCCCACACTTCATCCAGACCCTGTCTTACACTAATATCTGCCTTAAGGTTCTCAATACTCGGGGCATCGCCATCCCTTTCCAAAACTAAGACAGATGACCTTATATCCAGAATGCTTTCCCACTGACACTCCAAACACTTGTCCAGCTACATTATCTTCAGTCTAGTCGATGGAAGTTGCAATTTGGGCTAATAAGGCTTATGGTAAGACAGGCTGGCAGGGCCGGCTAAATAAACATGATGGGATAGCTGGATCTGAATTGTTTAGTTCAGTGGAGAGAGTGTTGTGGGTCAGGTAGTTGGACCTTGAGAGTGCATCAGCACATGGAAGTGTGATGTTGTTGCCTTTATGAAGACTTGATTGAGAGAGACAGAATTCGCAGCTCCATCTTTCAGAATTCCCATATTTCAGATTTAAGGGCGAGGAAAAGTGGTTGGGGTAGTTTAATAACTGATCTGGGGAATTTGAAAGCTGCATTCAGAGAGGACACATTGGGGAGGTCAAGCATCTCTACAATATGGGGAGAGTTCAACCATAAGACAGATACAATCACCGATGGGTCTTTACTAAACATCTCTCAGTAGAACATCAGGAAATAGAGGAACTGATATGCAGGCAAAgtctggaaagatgcaaaaacAGTGTGTTGTAGTGGGTAATTTTAATGTTCCTTCTGTTTTTGAGGATATAAAATGTTCTTCCTCATCTTTCCTTAATGCAGGAATATTTTAGGAGTTTCTCTGGCGAGATCTGCCCTTGGACAATTATGTGTATTGTCCAACGGGAGGAGAAGCTGTACTGGGATGTGAACCTCCAAGGTGCTCGGGTTTCACTGGAAGAGGTTTTCGGAGCTGTGAGCAAAACTCCAGTTCTGAGATTGTTGTGAAAAATAATAAATCTGCAGCTTGTGCACTATGGGGCTGTGGGGAATTTAAATTGGGGGACATTCAGCAGGTGACATGCATTGTGGAAGTATGGAGTGAATGTCAGGACACTGACATCAAAGATGTACGGAGGGATTTTGGTGTCAATCTCCATAGCTCCGTGAATGTGACAACACGTCAGAGAGGACATGGCCGCATATCCCCCTTCATTAGGCGGACCACTGAGTATACCGATCTTTATGTTACAACTGTGTAAAAATTTGGTAAAACTTTGACTTGTCTGCACTTGGATTATGCGAACAATTCTGTctcccattacaggaagaatgaggagtccttgtacagggaGCAGGAGGTTTTACCGGAGTGCTATCAGGATTAGAAATCATCCTGCTCTTTAAGATGTTCGTTCCCTTTGCATCATAGGTCTAGAGCATCCACTGTGTACCTTTCTGTTCAGATGTTGTCagatctgttgagtatttccacgCATCCTCTTTAGGAGACACAAACGATCTTCTGGAGCAACCCAGTGCGTTGTGCAGCATTTGTAGTGGTTGTAGGCAGATGAAAATATTGATGTTTGATATAGAAACGCTCACTGTCCACGATGCTTGCCAAGATCTTTACAATGGCTCCCCCTGGCGTACAGGAGCTGACTGACATGCAGtagtgttttatatatatatatataattaaacatCAGAGAGGAGCGTATTGCGGGAGATGTGATTCCCAGACCTAGTCCTTGGACAGAATGCCCACTACACTTCTTTCTCAGTTCATATGTCACATTAGCACTGGGGATTAAACTTTTCTTCCACAAGAATATGATATTTGTGGCAGTATTGGGAGGGTGCCGTTTATGGGACAGTCGGAAATCAGTAAAATATCAAGGAAATATTCACCTTCACAGCACAGTTAATTTGGAATCTGAGGACCTGCTGTTTATGTAGGCCAGGCCTCTCTGTTCTTtatctgagtttttttttgtcctACATCAGGTCCGCAATAGCAATTATTTCCTTCTCCTTTACGCTTAtccatcttgaatcttgaatctgttgAGTATTTACAACACACACTCTTTAAGAGACACGAGACTGCAGATCTGTCGTCTCATACCATTTCCTTCAGGGACTCAGTGAGCTGAGCAGCATCTCTGATTCTGGAAGGGGAAAACTGCGTTTTGTGTCAAAATGCTGACTGTCTCAATTTTCTGAACAAGACATTGACATTTTCTCCACCAACCACCGACCCACAGTACACGTGCTGATCAACAACTATACTTTGTATTTTGAAtcagtgagggggtggggagcTGTGATTCCCCGACCTGCTCCTTTGAGAGAATGCACACTAccatttcctccatctccataTGCCACATCAACACTGAGCTTTCAATGTTCGTGTACAGGAACAATGGCAGCTGTGACAGTAGTGAGAAGGTGTCCAGTGCGGGACAGTCCGGGGTTAGTATACAACCAGGGAAATACTCACCTTCACAGCAAAATTAATGTGGAAATGTGATGATCGGTGTTTATCTAGACCAGGACCCTGTGTCCAGTCAGGAGTCTGTTAACCCAATTTACTTTACTGTACGAACATCCATCGAAGAATTCAATTAATGCAATAGCTTTGAGCTAACCCTTGTGTGCTTAAATACTGAGTTCTGAGTTGAGGCATCTGACAGTTTGTCCACTctctgttcccatggaagatgttcagcagaaacacaaggagactctgcgggcacaaactgaaacactgagagtcAACACcatcctgatgagggagaaggtgaaggttttccagctggttgatcgatacgctgagctcacggtcatttctactgttcgagatcggagactggtggaacatgagctgctggcaagaggcagagaccacgaggagtggacAGAAAAACATCTCCGCAGAGAGCTGGAAAAAATCCGGACTCATCAGTTGATCCAGAGCAACTTTTCCCGGAGTAAATCCAAATCTGGGAGTtcggcagcagtggccggagtcccggggatcgggaaaacaacaatggtacaaaagattgtttatgactgggccacggggaaaatataccaacagttccagtttgtcttcagtttcaaattccgagAGCTAAACACTATCAATTGCATAATAAACCTCTCGAACCTGGTGCTGTTTTTCTATCCATACCTGAGGAATGTTCTGGAAACATTGTGGAATAATCCAGAGAGGttgctgtttatattcgatggtttggatgaattcaagGACAAAATTGATTTTGCTGACAGTTGGAGAGACACAGAACCTCAGCACCAGTGCCTAGACCCTGAATTCCGTTGCAaagtgtctgacattgtgtacagtttaatccagcacaagctgctcccagggtgttcagtgctggtgaccacccgtcccactgcgttacatttattggaaaaggcGAAGATCGGTatctgggctgaaatcctgggatttctTGGAGAGGAACGaaaggaatatttcatcaggtATTTTGAAGATCGGACGGTGGcagaagctgttttcaaacacgtgaaggagaacgagatcctgtacaccatgagctacaacccctcctactgctggatcctcgctctggcactgggccccttcttcacacaaagagtcagggacccgcagcgagttcccaagaccatcacccaactgtattcctactatatttacaacatcctgaaaaaccatggccgtgagattgagaacccccgtgatgtgttactcagggttggtcagatggccttcagaggagtatctgagaagaagattgtgtttacCGATGGTGATTTgatcaactacaatctgcagccttcccagttcctgtctgggttcctgatggagcttttggagagagaggattctggccggtgtgtggtgtacacattcccacacctcaccatccaagagtttgcagctgcagtcgcacaattccTGACTCTAAATCCCGgggatatcctgaaactcctccctGAAGCCCACAGCACGACAGATGGGcgatttgaggtatttctccgttttgttgctggtctctccaacccaatgacagctcggggcctggaggagtttctgggtccatttcctcatgAAACAACCTGCcaggtgattgactgggtgaaggaggaggttaaacgccagagtggaaacacgaagagtgaagctggtaaaaggagcctcctgaacacattgcactacctgtttgagtctcagaatcgtggactggctcaggCCGCACTGGGATCTGTGAAAACACTTTCCTTCAGTGGAATGACgctgaccccgattgactgcgcggtcctgtctcatgtcatcggactctgtgatacaataaaacacctcGACTTGCAGAGCTGCCACATTCAGagtgaaggaatccagcggctgggacccgggctgcacaagtgccaggAGTTGGGGTAACTCTATTAATCTCTCACTCTGAACTGTGAAACTGTCCCATTGCgttgtttcaatgtaaatgaatttGGGTAAAACTGTAGTAAATCAGATTGTGTAGAATTCTGACAAGTGACCAGGGAATCGATCAGTCATTCCCCAGAAATGGGGTGGCTCTGTGATTAATTGTGAATGGATGTTGGAGGCTTCATCAAATCAGTGAACAACGGCCATTGGTTTAATGGTAGTAAATCACAGGAATGGCTGTGTTTCTCACTGCTTGTGACACGTCCATTCACAATGTTCCTGATCACTGTTACTGACACCCAGACCGACACTGACTGCAGCAGTTGGGTCAAAGCTTCACACCCTCTTCCCAGTGAGGGACAAGAGACCGCCAACGGACTGTcccagtgagagggagagaattaccattgtgagattgtcctcccctccccttcctcatgTGTGACTATCACCATCAGTCCAACTGTGTGACTGCGCTCACTATCAGATACCCAGACCCCATGGGTGCATATCCTTTCCCGATTGTGGGAGTAAATTCAGACACACCCCATCCGTTCAGCCTATCGCTGCATCCCGTCGTCTCGTGGGATAGCCTCCTCTGTGACCTCCCCAACCCCTTCCTCCCGTGGGGATCGCTCTTCCCTACACTCCTTCTTCCTGTGCTAACTCTGATTCGCATTCCCCTTCCTCCTATGGGGATCGCTCTTTCCTGCCCCTTCCGACTTTCATCTCAATCCCCTAACCTCCTGGTGGAGCTCTGTTACCGACCTCCCATCTCCTATACGTTCTGTGGAAATATCCCATCGACATTTTCAAATTCGCAAATCATCCTCACTGTGGGACTTTCGTCTACCCTTCAACCTTGCCCCTCCCAACATTCTCATGTCAGTAACACTTTTTTTGAACATCAGGGAGTGAGACAGAATATGTGGAGTTTGCGGGGTCACACCGACAGACTAAATTACTGACATTCGGTGAATAgcctggagctgggcagtgagggacattgacagtgatgggaactctgatcagtgatttactgaagggtttaatgtttcctgaaatatccgagtgagagaaattccctcagacccacagtttgaatcactttgttcatcaatttgtctgtttgtgtttagacttggggcgaataaactgggaaattcaggagtgaaactggtgtctgcggctctgaggaacccggagtgtaaaatacggAA from the Mobula birostris isolate sMobBir1 chromosome 13, sMobBir1.hap1, whole genome shotgun sequence genome contains:
- the LOC140208587 gene encoding LOW QUALITY PROTEIN: NACHT, LRR and PYD domains-containing protein 3-like (The sequence of the model RefSeq protein was modified relative to this genomic sequence to represent the inferred CDS: inserted 2 bases in 1 codon), with amino-acid sequence MEGGVHGVSLALTAENQFSGEEHRKISDLADKGERADSSKLLLSLVMEKGSRARRVMWETFVKMRIGVPKLDKILKEIQAHGCVPVHQSIPTIPGELKDVQQKHKETLRAQTETLRVNTILMREKVKVFQLVDRYAELTVISTVRDRRLVEHELLARGRDHEEWTEKHLRRELEKIRTHQLIQSNFSRSKSKSGSSAAVAGVPGIGKTTMVQKIVYDWATGKIYQQFQFVFSFKFRELNTINCIINLSNLVLFFYPYLRNVLETLWNNPERLLFIFDGLDEFKDKIDFADSWRDTEPQHQCLDPEFRCKVSDIVYSLIQHKLLPGCSVLVTTRPTALHLLEKAKIGIWAEILGFLGEERKEYFIRYFEDRTVAEAVFKHVKENEILYTMSYNPSYCWILALALGPFFTQRVRDPQRVPKTITQLYSYYIYNILKNHGREIENPRDVLLRVGQMAFRGVSEKKIVFTDGDLINYNLQPSQFLSGFLMELLEREDSGRCVVYTFPHLTIQEFAAAVAQFLTLNPGDILKLLPEAHSTTDGRFEVFLRFVAGLSNPMTARGLEEFLGPFPHETTCQVIDWVKEEVKRQSGNTKSEAGKRSLLNTLHYLFESQNRGLAQAALGSVKTLSFSGMTLTPIDCAVLSHVIGLCDTIKHLDLQSCHIQSEGIQRLGPGLHKCQELGLGANKLGNSGVKLVSAALRNPECKIRKLGLRGVRISDSAVDDLVSSLSANTSLTELILSFNQMGDSGVKMLSVALRNPGCKIQTLGLESVSLRESGVEDLASALSANPSLTELNLSKNNLEDSGVKLVSAALRNPECKIQKLRLGNVGLTGSGAEDLASALTTNQSLTVLYLNDNXDSGVELLSAALRNSECTIRELVLIDVGLTDSGAKDLISALSTNPSLTELDLGANSLTDRSVPALRVLILTHPSLKKIDLGDNQFSETGRKELRSLQEPRPGLTVMV